The Planococcus versutus genome contains a region encoding:
- a CDS encoding flagellin, with protein sequence MKINVRTMAKEMMEQTKNSILAQASQAMLAQSNQMTQSVLQLLR encoded by the coding sequence ATGAAAATAAATGTTCGCACGATGGCGAAAGAAATGATGGAACAAACGAAGAACTCGATTCTTGCACAAGCATCACAAGCAATGTTGGCTCAATCCAATCAAATGACTCAATCAGTGTTACAACTGTTGAGATAA
- a CDS encoding YjfB family protein: MDIAALSMAMSQMNVRTEANVSVMKKTIDQAETNGQEVVKMLEQSVQPHIGSRIDIKA, from the coding sequence ATGGATATCGCTGCGTTATCAATGGCAATGAGCCAGATGAACGTCCGGACTGAAGCGAATGTTTCGGTGATGAAAAAGACGATTGATCAAGCGGAGACAAATGGTCAAGAAGTTGTGAAGATGCTCGAGCAATCTGTTCAGCCTCATATTGGTAGTCGGATAGATATAAAAGCTTAA
- a CDS encoding glucosaminidase domain-containing protein → MTSPISSNLFLYNTIATMAKSMPAMGQTGSDSSSISSSTSPSTFFAMLMNAMMENMEQTNTSVTQQTGAQVSLPTLTTPLTAALANSYNPAISIPPLNTQEVATAATDTSDLKFKPTQFIKLDNTLEGKLDGTAAHFINAGKKYDLDPNLLSAIAIHETGNGSSRAVNDKNNVAGMMGKNGLRSYASVEDSIFDMARNLRQNYLNEGKDTIAKIGAKYAPVGAANDPTGLNNHWTQGVSNHYSKLT, encoded by the coding sequence ATGACCAGTCCAATTTCTTCTAATTTATTTTTATATAACACGATCGCGACGATGGCGAAATCGATGCCGGCTATGGGGCAAACTGGTAGTGATAGCAGTTCTATCAGCAGTTCGACAAGTCCGAGTACGTTTTTTGCGATGCTGATGAACGCGATGATGGAAAACATGGAACAAACAAATACGAGTGTGACACAGCAAACAGGCGCTCAGGTTTCACTGCCTACTTTGACGACACCGTTAACGGCAGCACTCGCCAATTCTTATAATCCGGCCATTTCAATTCCGCCGCTCAATACGCAAGAAGTGGCAACCGCTGCGACAGATACGAGTGACTTGAAGTTTAAACCAACACAATTTATCAAACTAGACAATACACTAGAAGGTAAATTAGATGGAACGGCCGCTCACTTTATCAATGCGGGGAAAAAGTACGATTTGGATCCGAATTTATTGTCAGCGATTGCCATTCACGAAACGGGCAATGGCTCGTCACGCGCAGTTAACGACAAAAACAATGTCGCCGGTATGATGGGCAAGAATGGCTTGCGGAGCTATGCTTCTGTAGAAGACAGTATTTTCGACATGGCACGTAATTTGCGTCAAAATTATTTAAACGAAGGCAAAGATACGATTGCGAAAATTGGTGCGAAATACGCGCCCGTTGGAGCCGCAAACGACCCGACAGGATTAAACAACCACTGGACACAAGGTGTCAGCAACCACTATTCCAAACTGACATAA
- the flaG gene encoding flagellar protein FlaG has product MEITKLPSIEFPKVSEPSPIVANQPIAPEEKQHQEADQPITKEAITDKVDSMNNFLESTTTNVKFQFHEEMNVYYVQVVNSLTEEILREIPNKKFLDMYASMADMAGLMVDEKL; this is encoded by the coding sequence ATGGAAATAACAAAACTGCCTTCGATAGAATTTCCGAAAGTGAGCGAACCAAGCCCAATAGTAGCGAACCAACCCATCGCTCCAGAAGAAAAGCAACACCAAGAAGCAGATCAGCCCATTACGAAAGAAGCCATTACCGATAAAGTCGACAGCATGAACAACTTTCTAGAGTCCACTACGACCAACGTGAAATTTCAGTTTCATGAAGAAATGAATGTTTATTACGTTCAAGTAGTAAATTCGTTAACAGAGGAAATTTTACGCGAAATTCCAAATAAGAAATTTTTAGATATGTACGCCTCGATGGCCGATATGGCAGGTCTCATGGTGGATGAAAAACTATAA
- the fliD gene encoding flagellar filament capping protein FliD translates to MRVGGLASGMDTESIVKDMMKVQKLPLDKLMQQKKFTEWQQEAFRDTNLSISNLRTSASNLRLQSSFNSYSAATPNPTSFTVATTPTAMSGSYKVQVTSVASAAKFNSANGIEKLAGVAAKSTDPIGVAGKIDINGQSIEVASTDTFADVAKKMQDATATSVPSLKASFDNTTSRFFIATKGMGSEQAFTMTFTDANGATSQELADKIVNNGATTAVASGATDGSVLFDGIEINDLKSNQATVNGLTINLLQAGTESTITVQSDPEKPLAMIKDFVDKYNETIDTLQKQIIEKRYPDFQPLSDEQKKDLTEKEIELWEEKARSGLLRNDPVLKSAMQDLRRAFMDKVSGIADGNINHLSQIGINTGSYTEGGKLFIDDKKLSEALANKPEEVMALFTTRDAAGNGVGARVYDTLNDIVKNLSAKAGSSSSSIDNSSFSKKIKQMDEEISRWQDRLTRVEDRYWKQFTAMEKALSMMNSQSTWMQQSLFGGA, encoded by the coding sequence ATGCGTGTTGGTGGATTAGCATCAGGGATGGACACCGAATCAATTGTGAAAGACATGATGAAAGTCCAAAAACTTCCTTTAGATAAATTAATGCAGCAAAAAAAATTCACGGAGTGGCAACAAGAAGCGTTCCGCGATACAAATTTATCAATATCGAACCTGCGAACGAGTGCCAGCAATTTGCGGCTTCAGTCGTCGTTTAATTCTTATAGCGCGGCAACACCCAACCCGACAAGTTTCACGGTTGCAACTACACCGACGGCGATGAGCGGATCCTATAAAGTGCAAGTCACAAGTGTAGCAAGCGCTGCCAAATTCAATTCCGCAAATGGGATTGAAAAGTTAGCAGGTGTGGCGGCTAAATCGACAGACCCAATCGGTGTAGCTGGAAAAATCGACATCAATGGCCAGAGCATTGAGGTGGCGAGTACGGATACTTTCGCTGATGTGGCAAAAAAAATGCAAGATGCGACGGCAACGTCAGTCCCGTCTTTAAAAGCTAGTTTCGATAACACCACATCTCGTTTTTTCATTGCCACAAAAGGAATGGGGAGCGAACAAGCGTTTACCATGACCTTTACAGACGCGAACGGAGCAACGAGTCAAGAATTAGCCGATAAGATTGTAAATAACGGTGCCACCACAGCGGTAGCGAGCGGTGCAACAGACGGCTCTGTATTATTTGATGGCATTGAAATCAACGACTTAAAAAGCAATCAAGCAACAGTCAACGGATTAACGATCAATCTCTTACAAGCAGGAACTGAATCGACCATTACTGTTCAATCAGACCCTGAAAAGCCACTAGCCATGATCAAAGACTTTGTCGATAAGTACAACGAAACCATCGATACTTTGCAAAAACAAATTATCGAAAAACGGTATCCTGATTTCCAACCTTTATCTGACGAACAAAAAAAAGATTTAACGGAAAAAGAAATCGAATTATGGGAAGAAAAGGCGCGCAGTGGCTTGTTGCGCAATGACCCAGTTTTAAAAAGCGCGATGCAAGACTTGCGCAGAGCTTTTATGGACAAAGTATCGGGTATTGCAGATGGCAACATCAATCATTTATCACAAATCGGGATCAACACCGGTTCTTATACAGAAGGCGGTAAATTATTCATCGATGACAAAAAACTAAGCGAAGCGCTGGCGAATAAACCAGAAGAAGTGATGGCGCTATTTACGACACGTGACGCTGCGGGGAACGGAGTCGGTGCACGAGTTTACGATACCTTAAACGACATCGTCAAAAACCTTAGTGCAAAAGCAGGGAGCTCTTCTAGTTCTATCGACAATAGTTCCTTTTCTAAAAAAATCAAACAAATGGATGAAGAGATTAGCCGCTGGCAAGATCGGTTGACGCGCGTTGAAGATCGCTACTGGAAACAATTTACGGCGATGGAGAAAGCACTAAGCATGATGAATTCTCAAAGTACATGGATGCAGCAAAGCTTATTCGGAGGTGCGTAA
- the fliS gene encoding flagellar export chaperone FliS, giving the protein MVTINPYQTYQQNSVMTASPQELTLMLYNGSLKFMKMAKRAMNDKNFQDKNTNIIKAQNIVQELRSTLNSEMSMSAGLEQMYEYMYNRLIEANMKNDVTALEDVEALMTDMRNTWKQAMALAKSN; this is encoded by the coding sequence GTGGTAACCATCAACCCGTACCAGACTTACCAGCAAAACTCAGTCATGACGGCATCACCCCAAGAACTAACCTTAATGCTCTACAACGGCAGCTTGAAATTCATGAAAATGGCCAAACGCGCGATGAACGACAAGAACTTCCAAGACAAAAACACCAACATCATCAAAGCTCAAAACATCGTCCAAGAACTACGCAGCACATTAAACTCAGAAATGAGCATGTCAGCAGGATTAGAGCAAATGTACGAATACATGTACAACCGCCTCATAGAAGCCAATATGAAAAACGATGTTACCGCATTAGAAGATGTCGAAGCACTCATGACAGACATGCGCAACACCTGGAAACAAGCCATGGCATTAGCCAAAAGCAACTAA
- the motA gene encoding flagellar motor stator protein MotA has product MDKTSWIGVIMGFAVLIGGMILKGSNPIALYNPAALVIIFAGTVACLLVAFPMDEIKKIPSLFKVIFSDQKSVSIREMIPMFTGWAMLARKEGLLALEEKAEEVEDAFLQRGLKMVVDGQSQEHIRDLMEEEIAAMEERHELGAKIFAQAGTYAPTLGVLGAVIGLVAALGHLDDVALLGKSISAAFIATLFGIFSGYVLWHPFANKLKRKSEAEVKTKMIMLEGLLAVQEGLPVRTVEEKLLTYLPTKDRVLESNEESGVQVEA; this is encoded by the coding sequence GTGGATAAGACGTCATGGATAGGAGTCATAATGGGATTTGCTGTGTTGATCGGTGGGATGATCTTGAAAGGGTCAAACCCGATCGCCCTATACAATCCAGCGGCACTCGTCATCATCTTTGCCGGCACCGTCGCCTGTCTGCTCGTTGCTTTTCCGATGGACGAAATCAAAAAAATCCCCAGCCTGTTCAAAGTAATTTTCAGCGATCAAAAATCGGTGTCGATCAGAGAAATGATTCCCATGTTCACAGGATGGGCGATGCTCGCACGAAAAGAAGGGTTGCTGGCACTTGAAGAAAAAGCAGAAGAAGTAGAAGATGCTTTTTTGCAGCGCGGCTTAAAAATGGTCGTAGATGGCCAGTCGCAAGAACACATTCGTGACTTGATGGAAGAAGAAATCGCTGCGATGGAAGAACGCCATGAACTGGGCGCGAAAATTTTCGCACAAGCCGGTACATACGCACCGACACTCGGTGTACTCGGTGCCGTTATCGGACTCGTTGCGGCACTCGGTCACTTAGACGACGTAGCGCTTCTCGGCAAATCGATTTCTGCCGCCTTTATCGCAACGCTGTTCGGGATTTTCTCCGGCTACGTATTATGGCATCCATTTGCCAATAAGCTCAAGCGAAAGTCAGAAGCAGAAGTGAAAACGAAAATGATTATGCTAGAAGGATTGCTCGCTGTGCAAGAAGGCTTGCCCGTTCGCACGGTAGAAGAAAAACTATTAACGTATTTACCAACGAAAGACCGTGTACTTGAATCTAATGAGGAGAGTGGTGTTCAAGTTGAAGCGTAA
- the motB gene encoding flagellar motor protein MotB encodes MKRKKKHEEHVDEAWLLPYADILTLLLALFIVLFASSQVDAQKFNAIAESFNSELQGGTGVLDEQAPVESFDTSPTAELSEDPPSGESPEEILAAKDQQELRKFQTKIEAYIDEKGLSPRLQTEMTAKGLMITIKEGVLFESGSSDMRSGSETIANEISNLLISDPPRMIFIEGHTDNIPAGTKEFPTNWELSSARAVNFMRILLENDELDPQKFSASGYSEYHPVASNDTPEGRAENRRVEVLISPYEKETEE; translated from the coding sequence TTGAAGCGTAAAAAAAAGCATGAAGAACATGTCGATGAAGCTTGGCTCTTGCCATATGCCGATATTTTGACGCTACTCTTGGCTTTGTTCATTGTATTATTTGCTTCCAGCCAAGTTGATGCCCAAAAGTTCAATGCCATTGCCGAATCGTTTAACAGCGAACTGCAAGGCGGTACCGGTGTACTCGATGAACAAGCGCCAGTCGAAAGTTTTGATACTTCACCAACCGCCGAGCTAAGTGAAGATCCGCCATCAGGCGAAAGCCCAGAAGAAATATTAGCGGCTAAAGACCAGCAAGAACTGAGAAAGTTTCAAACAAAAATTGAAGCCTATATTGATGAAAAAGGATTATCGCCTCGACTCCAAACTGAAATGACTGCAAAAGGCTTAATGATTACGATCAAAGAAGGCGTGTTATTCGAGTCAGGCAGTTCAGATATGCGAAGCGGGTCCGAGACCATTGCGAATGAAATTTCAAATTTATTGATTTCCGATCCGCCGCGGATGATTTTTATCGAAGGACACACAGATAATATTCCGGCAGGGACAAAAGAGTTCCCAACAAACTGGGAATTGAGTTCTGCACGCGCTGTTAATTTCATGCGAATTCTGCTTGAAAATGATGAGCTCGACCCGCAGAAATTCAGCGCTTCTGGTTATAGCGAATACCATCCAGTTGCCTCAAACGATACACCTGAAGGACGAGCGGAAAACCGCCGCGTAGAAGTGCTGATTTCACCTTATGAAAAAGAAACTGAAGAGTAA